Within Spinacia oleracea cultivar Varoflay chromosome 4, BTI_SOV_V1, whole genome shotgun sequence, the genomic segment tttaacgCGTGATCAAGAGAACCGAAAAAGGGAACAAGGTGGTAAATAAAGATTCTCATACTATATAGTTTGATAAACAAGTTTCTTATATTTTGACCAATTTGATAAAGGTGTAAAGAGAAAGTATGATTAATTCTCCTTTAATTAGTTCTTCCTACCCACTAATCCTACATGTTGGGAAGTATTAATGAAAAAAcggaataaaacaaaaaaatatttccttttcctttcAAATATTTTAGTGTTTTTTGTAGTCAAAGAAAGCTCGTCACAACCTTATCCTCCTTTTAAGTTTCCATGTAAGAAATATTTGGCGCGTGAGTTCTAGGACTGGCTAGCCGCGTACCGTACGACTTATGGCCTCTCAGTTCTCATACTAATCAACAAATTAATCCTCATAATTCAACGTCTAGCTGGCGATTAATGGGTACGGATTTTGCCAAGGCAAAATTTGATATGTCCAAGGCAATTACGCTACCCGTTGCCCGTAATCTTCTACTGCCATATATCCAATTTATAAACTGAATCAAATCTCCCATTATCTTTTGTTGCCAAAATTATAAAACCAAAAATATGCCAAAAATACCACTTATTTCGTTTTCTATATTTATTACATATTGCACATCCCTTTAATTTGGTAATTACTGAAGTAGATTTCTTTCACCATCACGGGTATTTAGACCTTTGTCATCCTTTGCCTAATCATCAATTTACACAAGTCCCATATTATGAAAAGCATTGGAGGATTCTATCATTAAATTTTGCAGAGGTGCATTACATTAAGGAGTActtattttcattaattagttttGCAAACCGGTAGATTACTTGTTTCATTAATTACATTAGAGATACGTAATCATATAACTAAGTGGCATAAGCATTGTCAGTAACTAAAATCATACGAAGTATAACTAAGTATTGCATGTTTCAATGATAAGCATTGCAATATTGAATTTAATATTATTTGAAGACGATCTTAAGGTAACTAGAAGCATACACCTAAGAAATATACTATAAGTCCAATATGGAGTTtcaacataattaataaaaaaatgtcAAAAAACATAAGAAAGGCTTTCATTCATAATTATAAGAAATAAAATATAACAATGTCTATCAGTACTACTCGTAAGGTAtagaagcaaaaagaaaaaaaacgtcGTATAGCCGTAGTAATTCGTTCATGACTTTGCAAGAAGCATGGTGGGCTTTCCGATGTAATACAACATTATATCGTACCCAAATGAGACCTGCATAAAATAGTTACTCAcgtattaatttttttctaaaagtataaattaaaaaataaccaACTAAAATAGATTAAAAACCAACTTACATGAAAGAACATCAATCAAACCAAACTGGAGGTTCATTAAGATCAATTAAATCTATTGCACTTTCATCATTGACTAAAAAAACCTCATGTGAATCATGTGTAGTTCCTTGACCCTTAGAACGCTTCAACGATGCTTCTACTATTTCAAATTGTGATGGATCTCTTCTAGTTGAACTTAATGGTTCCTTTCTCTTGATTGTACTTGGTCGACGTCCTTTGTGAGGTTGAACATTTGGCTCTGACAAAATAGGCTCCACTTCATTCAACATAAAAGATATCTTTTGTTTGATCTCTTCTTGCTTAAAAGAAGGCATATGTTGATATTTATTCCGTAGCTTGTCAGTAAGATCTTCAATTTCTTTGACACTATCAATTGTATTTGTGCTAGAAGTCTCCAATGACCTTATGTCAATCCTCCATTGTGCACCCACTAAGTCCAAATTTAAAGAATTTTCTTTCCATCCATGCATCATATGAGCACAGGGCAACTTCATAGTAGATCGAAAATGCATCGTGCATATATCCTTCACCTTGCCAAATTTCGCCATTTCATATTGATCGTAAATCTTGTTCATTGCAAAAGTCGATACACGACCAacaatatttttaaagaaaggGATGCGATACTTGTGAGGTATTCGAATTCTTTCTGTTTCAAGCAATGTCTTTATCTCTTGATATTCATTATCAATGGCAAGAGAAATCTTGTCTCTTACTTGTCGAAAGTCTCCTGTTGACACTAGTAGGTAACCCTTTAATTTTGCATGTGCACCTTCTGCTCTTGAACTGGCACGGTTGCCAAAATGTGCATATTTTTCTGTCCAAGCACTCCCAAATCGCTCCTTATATGGTATCCATGAACTTCTTATGTAATCAATAACATCTTTCTTTTCCATGTATAAAACTCTAAAAGAATCCCAAGCTTTATCATATGCTTCTTTTGTCTTAGCATATACAATAGTATTCCATGCTGACACAAAATCATCCCAATTTTCTTTATTAAAGTAGCCCTTACACTTGGATAACACATTCTTTTGTATATGCCACACACATAAAATGTGTTTTGCCCTAGGAAACACAACTCGTATAGCATTCATTAATGCTAATTCCCTATCTGTAACAATAACCAAGTCATCAGATGAGTGACCCTTCATGTTAGAAAACATTTGTAAAGCCCATATATAATCTtgttccctctctttttctaggaaggcaaaacaagaataaaaagattTATTGAAACTCGATACACCAATTATATCAAGCAAAGGCATCTTGTATTTATTAGTCTTATAAGTGCAATCCATAACAAACACAGTTGGAAATGACTTAGTTAGACTAATTGACTTTGGGTGAGAAAAAAATACGTGTGTCAAATGTCCTCCATCATCATGTTTGTAGTTGTAAGTAAATCCCCCATGACCAAGTTCATCAAATAAGGCTTTTATCATTGAACGACCATCTAACTTATCTGTTCGGATTTTAGACTTCATATTATATATGGTCCTTGATACCGCTTTAAGGGAAGGATTCTTTTGTCTAAGAGAAGACAAAATTTGTCGAGGTTGAATTCCCGACATACTCATTTTTTCAACATCTAAACTTTCTTCTTTTGTTAACCTACGAGAAGTAGGATGTCCACACAAGTCAACACAAGGTTCATGGTTATGAGAACTATTTTGTAGTTGAAGAGACCAAACCCCATCTTCTTGTTTCTTACCTCGTATACGAAACGGGCAGTCTATCAGACGAGTGCTTGTTTCTCTATCTTGACTTGTAATCAATGTTTTACGCCTGTCTCGATAAACTCCGCCTCTATCACAACCAAGGGTCACATATCGATCTTTGCGGGAATCCTTTATGGAGACTACATATCCTCTtgactcattaaatttcttaaCCTCGTCAAGGAGTTCTTCACGAGTTTGAAATTTTCTACTAAATAATTCTTGATCATCATCTTCGGTCATATTAACGTTGATTGTTGATGGCAAACCTGACAACGTATTAGACTATTATTGATAAATTATGTACAAATAATTAAAGGGATATGTTTTAATTGAGCTTGAAATGATCATGCGTTATACCTTTAAAAAATCACGCATGAAAAATTAAGAAGTAGCTCTAATGTAATTAATGAAAAGAAGTAATGCAATGTACCTCTACAAATTTAAACGTAGCTCTAATGTAATTAATGAAAACAAGTAATCTATCGGTTTGCAAAAATAATTAATGAAAAGAAGTACTCCTTAATGCAATGTACCTCTGTAATTTAATGATCGAATCCTCCAATGCTTTTGATAATATGGGACTAGTGTAAATTGATGATTAGGCAAAGGATGACAAAGGTCTAAATACCCGTGATGGTGAAAGAAATCTACTCCAGTAATTACCAAATTAAAGGGATGTGCAATATGTAATAAATATAGAAAACGAAATAATTATGTGGTATTTTTGGTATATTTTTGGTTTCATAATTTTGGCAACAAAAGATAATGGGAGATTTGATTCAGTTTATAAATTGGATATATGGCAGTAGAAGATTACGGGCAGCGGGTAGCGTAATTGCCTTGGACATATTAAATTTTGCCTTGGCAAAATCCGTACCCCGATTAATTATCACACATATATAATCATGTGAACCTACTTAATATAGTagttttatttcaaaaaaaaaatattactaaAAATGGGCTACTACTATGAATCAATATGATATTAACAATATACAATTAAAGTCCTGTCCACATTTAACCTTTCCAAATATACAAACTCTATAAATTTCTATGCAAGCTTGCAGAATTGGTAGCTCATAACTTGGAAATATATTTTGGAACTCAGATCAAGTAGAATATATGGAAGCTTCCATGTTTACGGGCTTCGCCAATAtggtaattaaattaattaattatttaatcctgatatttttcatttattcttTGTTCACAAGTCATAACAATTAATGTTTTTGTATAGCGTTTTAAACACGCCTAACATAGCTGATAAAAGTATTCAGACGATATAATTATTTCTCTCTTGCGCCCTAATGAGGACTGTTGCAAACACGGCGTAACCAGTTTGCAATAGAACTCGTGATCATCATAGGATCGTCATGGAGGAAAAACAAGAGAAAACAAATAATTGGATGAAGTCATTTAAGATTATTGATCATTCAATATTGAGTAATTCGAATTAGATGGGTCTAATTTGAATATGTTATCCTTTGCCAAATCTTCAAATAATGACTCACAAAATGGGGAGCAGGTTCAAATTATGGGCAAGGAAAGTAGCGACTTCTCTAATTACCATATTTTAGCTGAAAGGAAACGCCGAGAGAAGCTCAATCAGAGGTTCATCGCTTTGACGGCCATCATTCCGGGCCTAAAGAAGGTATGTACGTACTTAATTAGATCTATTTCCCTTCATTTTACAATATAATACGTAGTTGATCGATCAATGTCAATACATTATATTGGTGTTGACATCAAACAATTATTGGTGTTGTTGATTTAGTTGACTAAAATAAGTATATACGTAAATGAAATATAAATATCGCACAACTTTACATAATTTCTCATATGGAGTATAAATAATTCCTCGTGTTGGAGAACCAAGTTAATTACTCCCTACACATTCTTGCTATCTATCACATATTCTCATGTGCCCTTTGTAACGTACTCGTCCTCTATTCCACCTCAAGAATAGTGCACTCTTGGAACACGTACACCTTTTATGATGCCCCTTTGAACTAGTAAAACTAGTGTTTATGCACGCAATCGTGTGAGAATTGAAATTTTATAAACAAAGATTATACATATATAGCCTAAGACACATGGAAATGTTCTATGTTTTTTGGGTCTGAAATGATCTTTTTTAGAGATAGATGATTCTTTTttcatttaaataaatttaataagtTAGTAAGGGTAAATAAATATTCCATGGGAGGAAACCCAAAAGTCAAATACATCACGACCCCTTGACAACCATAAATGATGAGAATGAGAATATATATAAGTGTTTGGCAAGAAAAGTAACATCATAATGTCATGGTAATAGAAtcttcgaaaatgataaaggtcgcaacatgcgacctttaagctgtgtcacaatgatgacatgtcatgcttatgtttcatgattaaattggaaagtagaatattaagatttttctaccttttttttataacatgtataatagataatataagttaaatattttaattttcaatttaaatcatgacacataagcatgtcatgtcatcattatgacacggcttaaaggtcgcatgttgcgacatTTATCTTTTTCGTAAAgaatattgattttccttacggatttacatacaaattcattttCATTGACGCCATTTACGACCGACTACCAAACTGGACGTCAGTAGTTCCTTATACGGAGTAGAATAAAGATGAGTTAGACATTCAACAACTTTTATGATCGATGCCTTTTTGAACTAGTACGTAATTGTTAATTTCTTGGACAGATGGACAAGGCTTCAATCCTTGAAGAGGCCATTAACTACGTGAAACAATTGGAAGAGCAAGTGAAGACACTCGAAGAACAAAATAAGACAAAAATAATTGAATCGGTGGTGTTTGTGAAAAGATCTAGGGTTTCAGAACAAGAAGAAGATGAGCTTGATCACTTTTCGAGTAATGGCGCATTACCAGAAGTCGAAGCCATATTCTACAACAAAGATGTTCTTATAAAGATTCATTGTGAAAAGAAGAATGGAGTCGTCGAAAAGCTTATTTCTTATATTGAAAACATCCATTTGGTTGTAATCAATACTAGTGCATTAGGTTTTGGATGTGCATCTCTTCATGCAACAATTGTTGCTCAGGTAACCAATTCTTCCTTTCTAAAGTTTTCTTTAAAATCAAAATAAGATTATTATCAATGCTAATGGTACGTCTTAATTAAATCCCATAATTTTCAATACTAATATAAATTCTTTATTACTTTTCCCTGTTCAGATGGATGTTGAGTTCAGTATGACAACTAAAGATCTAGTCACACATTTACATGCTGCTCTCAAACGTTTGATGGGATAATTAAAAGATCGAAG encodes:
- the LOC130472228 gene encoding protein FAR1-RELATED SEQUENCE 5-like, with protein sequence MTEDDDQELFSRKFQTREELLDEVKKFNESRGYVVSIKDSRKDRYVTLGCDRGGVYRDRRKTLITSQDRETSTRLIDCPFRIRGKKQEDGVWSLQLQNSSHNHEPCVDLCGHPTSRRLTKEESLDVEKMSMSGIQPRQILSSLRQKNPSLKAVSRTIYNMKSKIRTDKLDGRSMIKALFDELGHGGFTYNYKHDDGGHLTHVFFSHPKSISLTKSFPTVFVMDCTYKTNKYKMPLLDIIGVSSFNKSFYSCFAFLEKEREQDYIWALQMFSNMKGHSSDDLVIVTDRELALMNAIRVVFPRAKHILCVWHIQKNVLSKCKGYFNKENWDDFVSAWNTIVYAKTKEAYDKAWDSFRVLYMEKKDVIDYIRSSWIPYKERFGSAWTEKYAHFGNRASSRAEGAHAKLKGYLLVSTGDFRQVRDKISLAIDNEYQEIKTLLETERIRIPHK
- the LOC110787984 gene encoding transcription factor bHLH19-like, with protein sequence MLSFAKSSNNDSQNGEQVQIMGKESSDFSNYHILAERKRREKLNQRFIALTAIIPGLKKMDKASILEEAINYVKQLEEQVKTLEEQNKTKIIESVVFVKRSRVSEQEEDELDHFSSNGALPEVEAIFYNKDVLIKIHCEKKNGVVEKLISYIENIHLVVINTSALGFGCASLHATIVAQMDVEFSMTTKDLVTHLHAALKRLMG